From the uncultured Fibrobacter sp. genome, one window contains:
- the rph gene encoding ribonuclease PH encodes MAYERTDRKFNEYRNLKMTTGFISSADGSVLIEMGRTRVICNATLLPKVPDWLAGKGTGWITAEYSLLPQSTGKRVERERKGASGRTQEIQRLVGRSLRGAADLAALGENAIVVDCDVIEADGGTRTASIIGGFVALAIALKKIKERLGITQQILQHGITAISVGVVSGKPLCDLCYVEDSAADVDMNVVMQDAKNFIEVQGTGEHASFDRNMLNTLLDLGENACKDIYKKQMELIGGELP; translated from the coding sequence ATGGCATACGAACGTACCGACCGAAAGTTTAATGAATACCGCAATCTCAAGATGACCACCGGCTTTATTTCTAGCGCCGACGGTTCTGTCCTTATCGAAATGGGACGCACCCGAGTCATCTGCAACGCCACCCTTTTGCCGAAAGTTCCGGACTGGCTCGCCGGAAAGGGCACCGGCTGGATTACCGCTGAATATAGCTTACTCCCGCAGAGTACGGGCAAGCGCGTGGAACGTGAGCGCAAGGGCGCGAGCGGCCGCACTCAAGAAATCCAGCGTCTGGTAGGCCGCTCGCTGCGGGGTGCCGCCGACCTTGCTGCCCTCGGTGAAAACGCCATCGTGGTCGACTGCGACGTGATCGAAGCCGACGGCGGTACACGCACCGCAAGCATTATCGGCGGCTTCGTGGCCCTTGCGATCGCCCTCAAGAAAATCAAGGAGCGCCTCGGAATCACGCAGCAGATCTTGCAGCATGGCATTACCGCGATTTCCGTCGGTGTCGTGAGCGGAAAGCCCCTCTGCGACCTCTGCTATGTAGAAGACTCCGCCGCAGATGTCGACATGAACGTGGTGATGCAGGACGCAAAGAACTTTATCGAGGTGCAGGGCACCGGCGAACACGCAAGCTTTGACCGCAACATGTTGAACACGCTGCTTGACCTCGGCGAAAACGCCTGCAAGGACATCTACAAAAAGCAGATGGAGCTCATCGGCGGCGAATTACCGTAA